A region from the Aegilops tauschii subsp. strangulata cultivar AL8/78 chromosome 5, Aet v6.0, whole genome shotgun sequence genome encodes:
- the LOC109785174 gene encoding uncharacterized protein isoform X2: MWVEGSDLQHTFDRSVVVHAKGDRPLYIRAYYGCYDPLAYPLFYPAGETGRNRWLPYEGPTPTQADNDDEDDNQDDEREADDNEEQDEDEATESRKYVSAREYYCFKLQIRKGIFNILLFGGRLLQQWLVDMYIKMETMRLDFYSKPQNQKLIRVELYQVHVRLIIASHTDTNLGDWSFLDTCCDTKNWS; the protein is encoded by the exons ATGTGGGTTGAAGGTAGTGACCTGCAACACACTTTTGATAGAAGTGTTGTAGTGCATGCAAAAGGGGACCGTCCTTTGTACATCAGAGCCTACTATGGATGCTATGATCCTTTAGCGTACCCATTATTTTACCCGGCTGGGGAGACAGGAAGGAACCGTTGGCTGCCATATGAGGGACCAACTCCCACTCAGGCAGACAATGATGATGAAGACGACAACCAGGACGATGAACGAGAAGCAG ATGACAATGAAGAACAAGATGAGGATGAAGCCACTGAGTCTAGAAAATATGTCAGTGCGAGGGAGTATTACTGTTTCAAGTTGCAGATCAGGAAAGGAATTTTTAACATCCTATTGTTTGGGGGGCGTCTTCTCCAACAGTGGCTTGTTGACATGTACATCAAAATGGAGACTATGAGGCTTGATTTCTACTCAAAGCCTCAGAACCAAAAACTCATACGTGTTGAGCTATACCAG GTTCACGTCCGCCTTATTATTGCCTCACATACTGATACAAATCTAGGAGATTGGTCTTTTCTGGACACCTGCTGCGACACTAA